From Nicotiana tabacum cultivar K326 chromosome 22, ASM71507v2, whole genome shotgun sequence, one genomic window encodes:
- the LOC107814772 gene encoding pyruvate decarboxylase 2 (The RefSeq protein has 2 frameshifts compared to this genomic sequence) codes for MDGSVAKGTSCIQDSQSSSVIANTDATLGRHLARRLVEIGIQDVFSVPGDFNLTLLDHLIAEPRLKNIGCCNELNAGYAADGYARARGVGACVVTFTVGGLSVLNAIAGAYSENLPVICIVGGPNTNDYGTNRILHHTIGLPDFSQELRCFQTVTCYQAVVNNLDDAHEQIDRAISTALKESKPVYISISCNLPAIPHPTFSRDPIPFSLSPRLSNKRGLEAAVDAAVTFLSKAVKPVMIGGPKLRVAKACDAFVELADSSGYAMAVMLQPKGLVAEQHPHFIGTYWGAVGTSYCAEIVESADAYLFAGPIFNDYSSVGYSLLIKKEKSIIVQPDRVVIGNGPAFGCVLMKDFLSELAKKIKKNETAYENYRRIFVPEGTPLKSEPNEPLRVNVLFQHIQKMLSDETAVIAETGDSWFNCQKLKLPEGCGYVTNNSLSAWYPFYLQTLEEKSSCCRYEFQMQYGSIGWSVGATLGYAQSVPKKRVISCIGDGSFQVTAQDVSTMIRCEQKNIIFLINNGGYTIEVEIHDGPYNVIKNWNYTGLVDAIHNGEGNCWTMKVRTEEELTEAIATATGEKKDCLCFIEVIVHKDDTSKELLEWGSRVCSANGRPPNPQ; via the exons ATGGACGGCTCAGTAGCCAAAGGCACTTCCTGTATCCAAGATTCTCAATCTTCTTCTGTTATCGCGAACACTGACGCCACCCTCGGGCGCCATTTGGCACGTAGGCTAGTTGAAATTGGAATTCAAGATGTTTTCTCAGTGCCTGGTGATTTCAATCTCACACTTCTTGATCACCTCATTGCTGAACCAAGGCTTAAGAATATTGGCTGTTGCAATGAACTTAATGCTGGATATGCTGCTGATGGCTATGCACGAGCTCGCGGAGTTGGTGCGTGTGTTGTCACGTTTACTGTTGGTGGGCTCAGTGTGCTTAATGCAATAGCTGGTGCTTACAGTGAAAACCTACCTGTTATTTGCATTGTGGGAGGTCCTAATACAAATGATTATGGAACTAATAGAATACTGCATCATACCATTGGATTGCCTGATTTCAGCCAAGAATTAAGATGTTTTCAGACTGTTACATGTTATCAG GCGGTTGTAAATAACTTGGATGATGCACATGAACAAATTGATAGAGCCATTTCCACTGCTCTAAAAGAAAGCAAACCAGTATACATCAGTATAAGTTGCAATTTGCCAGCCATTCCTCATCCAACTTTCAGCAGGGATCCCATCCCATTTTCTCTTTCACCTAG GCTAAGTAACAAGAGGGGATTGGAAGCTGCAGTGGATGCAGCAGTTACCTTTCTAAGCAAGGCAGTGAAACCAGTTATGATTGGAGGGCCAAAGTTAAGAGTAGCCAAAGCTTGTGATGCTTTTGTTGAATTGGCTGATTCTTCCGGTTATGCAATGGCAGTGATGC TTCA AAAAGGGCTAGTGGCAGAACAACATCCTCACTTCATTGGAACTTACTGGGGTGCAGTAGGCACGTCCTATTGCGCGGAAATTGTTGAATCAGCTGATGCTTACTTGTTTGCTGGCCCAATCTTTAACGACTACAGCTCTGTTGGATATTCACTTCTGATCAAGAAAGAGAAATCGATCATCGTGCAGCCTGATAGAGTTGTAATTGGCAATGGACCAGCTTTTGGTTGTGTCCTAATGAAAGATTTCCTATCTGAACTagcaaagaaaataaagaaaaacgaaaCTGCATATGAAAACTATCGTCGGATATTTGTGCCTGAAGGAACACCTCTAAAATCAGAGCCTAATGAACCACTAAGAGTAAATGTTCTGTTCCAGCATATACAGAAGATGCTTTCAGATGAAACAGCAGTGATTGCTGAGACAGGGGATTCTTGGTTCAATTGCCAGAAGCTTAAGTTACCAGAAGGATGTGGGTATGTGACTAATAACAGCTTATCAGCCTGGTATCCATTTTATTTACAGACATTAGAAGAAAAAAGTTCGTGTTGCAGGTATGAATTCCAGATGCAATATGGCTCCATTGGTTGGTCTGTTGGTGCTACCTTGGGCTATGCGCAATCTGTACCTAAAAAACGTGTCATATCTTGCATCGGTGATGGAAGTTTTCAG GTTACTGCACAAGATGTGTCAACAATGATCCGTTGTGAGCAAAAGAACATAATTTTCTTGATTAATAATGGTGGTTACACGATTGAGGTTGAAATCCATGACGGGCCATACAATGTGATCAAGAACTGGAACTACACTGGCTTAGTGGATGCTATTCATAATGGTGAAGGCAATTGCTGGACCATGAAG GTAAGGACTGAAGAGGAGCTCACTGAAGCAATAGCAACTGCAACTGGAGAGAAGAAGGATTGTTTATGCTtcattgaagttattgttcacaAGGATGATACTAGCAAAGAGCTGCTCGAATGGGGTTCCAGGGTCTGTTCTGCTAATGGCCGTCCACCAAACCCTCAATGA
- the LOC107814772 gene encoding pyruvate decarboxylase 2 isoform X1, producing MDGSVAKGTSCIQDSQSSSVIANTDATLGRHLARRLVEIGIQDVFSVPGDFNLTLLDHLIAEPRLKNIGCCNELNAGYAADGYARARGVGACVVTFTVGGLSVLNAIAGAYSENLPVICIVGGPNTNDYGTNRILHHTIGLPDFSQELRCFQTVTCYQAVVNNLDDAHEQIDRAISTALKESKPVYISISCNLPAIPHPTFSRDPIPFSLSPRLSNKRGLEAAVDAAVTFLSKAVKPVMIGGPKLRVAKACDAFVELADSSGYAMAVMPSAKGLVAEQHPHFIGTYWGAVGTSYCAEIVESADAYLFAGPIFNDYSSVGYSLLIKKEKSIIVQPDRVVIGNGPAFGCVLMKDFLSELAKKIKKNETAYENYRRIFVPEGTPLKSEPNEPLRVNVLFQHIQKMLSDETAVIAETGDSWFNCQKLKLPEGCGYEFQMQYGSIGWSVGATLGYAQSVPKKRVISCIGDGSFQVTAQDVSTMIRCEQKNIIFLINNGGYTIEVEIHDGPYNVIKNWNYTGLVDAIHNGEGNCWTMKVRTEEELTEAIATATGEKKDCLCFIEVIVHKDDTSKELLEWGSRVCSANGRPPNPQ from the exons ATGGACGGCTCAGTAGCCAAAGGCACTTCCTGTATCCAAGATTCTCAATCTTCTTCTGTTATCGCGAACACTGACGCCACCCTCGGGCGCCATTTGGCACGTAGGCTAGTTGAAATTGGAATTCAAGATGTTTTCTCAGTGCCTGGTGATTTCAATCTCACACTTCTTGATCACCTCATTGCTGAACCAAGGCTTAAGAATATTGGCTGTTGCAATGAACTTAATGCTGGATATGCTGCTGATGGCTATGCACGAGCTCGCGGAGTTGGTGCGTGTGTTGTCACGTTTACTGTTGGTGGGCTCAGTGTGCTTAATGCAATAGCTGGTGCTTACAGTGAAAACCTACCTGTTATTTGCATTGTGGGAGGTCCTAATACAAATGATTATGGAACTAATAGAATACTGCATCATACCATTGGATTGCCTGATTTCAGCCAAGAATTAAGATGTTTTCAGACTGTTACATGTTATCAG GCGGTTGTAAATAACTTGGATGATGCACATGAACAAATTGATAGAGCCATTTCCACTGCTCTAAAAGAAAGCAAACCAGTATACATCAGTATAAGTTGCAATTTGCCAGCCATTCCTCATCCAACTTTCAGCAGGGATCCCATCCCATTTTCTCTTTCACCTAG GCTAAGTAACAAGAGGGGATTGGAAGCTGCAGTGGATGCAGCAGTTACCTTTCTAAGCAAGGCAGTGAAACCAGTTATGATTGGAGGGCCAAAGTTAAGAGTAGCCAAAGCTTGTGATGCTTTTGTTGAATTGGCTGATTCTTCCGGTTATGCAATGGCAGTGATGCCTTCAGCAAAAGGGCTAGTGGCAGAACAACATCCTCACTTCATTGGAACTTACTGGGGTGCAGTAGGCACGTCCTATTGCGCGGAAATTGTTGAATCAGCTGATGCTTACTTGTTTGCTGGCCCAATCTTTAACGACTACAGCTCTGTTGGATATTCACTTCTGATCAAGAAAGAGAAATCGATCATCGTGCAGCCTGATAGAGTTGTAATTGGCAATGGACCAGCTTTTGGTTGTGTCCTAATGAAAGATTTCCTATCTGAACTagcaaagaaaataaagaaaaacgaaaCTGCATATGAAAACTATCGTCGGATATTTGTGCCTGAAGGAACACCTCTAAAATCAGAGCCTAATGAACCACTAAGAGTAAATGTTCTGTTCCAGCATATACAGAAGATGCTTTCAGATGAAACAGCAGTGATTGCTGAGACAGGGGATTCTTGGTTCAATTGCCAGAAGCTTAAGTTACCAGAAGGATGTGG GTATGAATTCCAGATGCAATATGGCTCCATTGGTTGGTCTGTTGGTGCTACCTTGGGCTATGCGCAATCTGTACCTAAAAAACGTGTCATATCTTGCATCGGTGATGGAAGTTTTCAG GTTACTGCACAAGATGTGTCAACAATGATCCGTTGTGAGCAAAAGAACATAATTTTCTTGATTAATAATGGTGGTTACACGATTGAGGTTGAAATCCATGACGGGCCATACAATGTGATCAAGAACTGGAACTACACTGGCTTAGTGGATGCTATTCATAATGGTGAAGGCAATTGCTGGACCATGAAG GTAAGGACTGAAGAGGAGCTCACTGAAGCAATAGCAACTGCAACTGGAGAGAAGAAGGATTGTTTATGCTtcattgaagttattgttcacaAGGATGATACTAGCAAAGAGCTGCTCGAATGGGGTTCCAGGGTCTGTTCTGCTAATGGCCGTCCACCAAACCCTCAATGA